The following proteins are co-located in the Pseudomonas synxantha genome:
- the trxA gene encoding thioredoxin TrxA — protein MSEIKHLSDESFGTEVLQAALPVLVDYWAAWCGPCKMVAPILDELAEEYSGRLIIVKINVDENPNIAAQWGIRGIPTLKLFKNGEIAATKTGALSKSQLKEFIESQL, from the coding sequence ATGAGTGAGATAAAACACCTCAGTGATGAGTCATTTGGAACCGAGGTCCTCCAGGCCGCCCTACCTGTGCTTGTGGACTACTGGGCTGCGTGGTGTGGGCCGTGCAAGATGGTTGCGCCTATTTTGGATGAGCTTGCCGAGGAGTACTCTGGCAGATTGATCATCGTTAAGATAAATGTCGATGAGAATCCCAACATCGCAGCTCAGTGGGGCATTCGGGGTATTCCAACCTTAAAGTTGTTCAAGAACGGCGAGATCGCAGCCACCAAGACCGGTGCACTTTCAAAGTCCCAATTAAAGGAGTTTATCGAAAGCCAGCTCTGA
- a CDS encoding thioredoxin family protein, with protein sequence MLVTNLKAISDASFKSEVLEAAGPVLVCYMDDACAPPAFLDQFAEYYSGRLTIVTLNMDENPITPAKYGVGKAPM encoded by the coding sequence ATGTTGGTCACAAACCTGAAAGCAATCAGCGATGCAAGCTTCAAAAGCGAGGTGCTTGAAGCGGCCGGCCCCGTGTTGGTTTGCTATATGGATGACGCTTGCGCACCGCCTGCGTTCCTCGATCAATTTGCCGAGTACTACTCGGGGCGGTTGACCATCGTTACGCTGAACATGGATGAGAACCCGATTACGCCCGCGAAGTATGGCGTGGGTAAAGCCCCGATGTAG
- a CDS encoding Lrp/AsnC family transcriptional regulator encodes MIDTIDQQLIAALMDDSRLSLKALAGITGLSSPSVSERLRRLEERGVLTHYTVVIDPRHFGYLLQAIVRIRPLPGKLQEVERQIQAIPEFTECDKVTGEDCFIARLHVRTMEHLDVLLDRLNAYAETNTAIVKKTPVKRRLPPLAD; translated from the coding sequence ATGATCGACACCATCGACCAGCAATTGATCGCGGCCTTGATGGACGACTCGCGCCTGTCCCTCAAGGCGCTGGCGGGCATCACCGGGCTGTCTTCGCCGAGCGTCAGCGAACGCCTGCGACGCTTGGAAGAACGCGGTGTGCTGACTCACTACACCGTCGTTATCGACCCCAGGCATTTCGGCTACCTGCTGCAAGCCATCGTGCGCATCCGCCCCCTGCCCGGCAAATTGCAGGAGGTGGAACGCCAGATCCAGGCGATCCCCGAGTTCACCGAATGCGACAAGGTCACCGGCGAGGATTGCTTTATCGCACGCCTGCATGTGCGCACGATGGAGCATCTGGACGTCCTGCTCGACCGGCTCAACGCCTATGCCGAAACCAACACCGCGATCGTCAAGAAAACGCCGGTGAAACGGCGTTTACCGCCGCTGGCGGACTAG
- a CDS encoding DMT family transporter has product MDSSIRRGSWEMVAAMLISGSIGWFVLVSGVSVIEVVFWRCVIGALTLLLVCAWLGYLRLDLLNWATLGLAVLSGVAIVGNWLLLFESYSRASIAISTAVYNVQPFMLVMLAALFLGEKITVQKLAWLSVAFLGMLAIVTAHGEQTSGGNYLVGIALALGAAFLYAIAALIIKRLKAVPPHLMALIQVVTGAVLLAPLVPWNGLPTSTNAWAALVTLGVVHTGLMYVLLYGAIQKLPTAITGALSFIYPIAAIFVDWIAFGHRLGWLQWLGVAAILLAAAGLQRGWWWPRSPRVSACPDR; this is encoded by the coding sequence ATGGATTCATCCATCCGTCGCGGGTCGTGGGAAATGGTCGCCGCCATGCTGATCTCGGGCAGCATTGGCTGGTTTGTGCTGGTGTCTGGCGTGTCGGTGATCGAAGTGGTGTTCTGGCGCTGCGTGATCGGCGCGCTGACACTGTTGCTGGTCTGTGCGTGGCTGGGTTATCTGCGCCTGGACCTGCTCAACTGGGCGACGCTGGGGCTGGCAGTGCTCAGCGGCGTGGCTATCGTCGGTAACTGGCTGCTGCTGTTCGAATCTTATTCGCGCGCATCGATTGCCATCAGTACGGCGGTGTACAACGTGCAGCCGTTCATGTTGGTGATGCTGGCAGCGTTGTTTCTCGGTGAAAAAATCACCGTGCAGAAACTGGCGTGGTTGAGCGTAGCCTTCCTGGGCATGTTGGCGATTGTCACCGCCCACGGCGAGCAAACGAGCGGCGGCAATTACCTGGTGGGTATTGCATTGGCCCTCGGCGCGGCCTTCTTGTATGCGATAGCCGCGTTGATCATCAAACGCCTCAAGGCGGTGCCGCCGCATCTGATGGCGCTGATCCAGGTGGTCACTGGCGCGGTACTGCTGGCGCCGCTGGTGCCCTGGAATGGCTTGCCGACATCCACCAATGCCTGGGCCGCACTGGTGACGTTAGGCGTGGTACATACAGGGTTGATGTATGTGCTGCTGTATGGCGCGATCCAGAAGCTGCCGACCGCGATCACCGGCGCACTGTCGTTCATTTACCCGATTGCGGCGATTTTCGTCGATTGGATTGCCTTCGGGCATCGCCTGGGTTGGCTGCAATGGCTGGGGGTGGCGGCGATTCTGCTGGCGGCGGCAGGGTTGCAGCGGGGCTGGTGGTGGCCCCGCTCCCCTAGGGTCAGTGCGTGCCCTGATAGATGA